The Carassius gibelio isolate Cgi1373 ecotype wild population from Czech Republic chromosome A1, carGib1.2-hapl.c, whole genome shotgun sequence region AGGTTGTTCTTTGCATTTCATGGTTGAAGAATTATTGATCTATTGTGGTAAGTTTCCAGCTTAACATGAGCTTTTTAGGGTAGTGGTATAATAATGTGCTACATTATCACTGCTCAGTTCTGGTTATCTGCTTAAAATGTTATTCCCATGACCTATTTTAATGTGACCCACAACATGATGTTACATAgtctttttatgatgttttaacttaatatatttaacttcagagaaaataaataaataaagcctattTATTTCCAAATATGAAAGCAGCCCAGACCAGATTTGAAAATCATGATTTttactcattttcatttatttttttatttttgttttaggtgGTGAGGGCATCTTCAAGATGAAAAGTAACTGGAAGACCACCAAGATGCTGGGATTGATGATGTTAGCAAACTTCCTCATCTACATTGCGGTGGAAGTGTCCAGAAGCTATGGGCAGGGGCAAGACATCCACAAACGACGGAGACTGACGACCAAAAAGTTCTGGAAGAAGCCGGAGTCCAGTCCGGCGTTCTGGAATCGCGAGCAGGAGCGTCTCGATGATATCTACTTCCTGCCGCTTGCTAATGGCAGTGAGGCCCCGCGTGACTTCAGAGGAATCCCACGCTGGCTGAATCACATGAGTTCTTGCAAGCCGGACAGCAGGGTGACAACAGAGATTGAAGACTTTAAGTCCCTACCACAGCGATTCCAGGACTTCTTGTTGTACATGGGATGTAGGTCATACCCCTTGATAATGGATGCTCCCAAAGTCTGTTCTGAACCACCATACCTCTTGCTAGCAGTGAAATCCATTGCGCCACATTTCGACCGACGGCAGGCCATCCGGGAATCATGGGGCCGTGCTGGGATCTTCGACGGCGAGCGAATTGCGACAGTATTCCTACTTGGCACCACGGCAGCGACGGACCACTTCCCTGACTTTTCAGACATGGTCAAGCACGAAGCGGCGTTGTACGGCGATGTCCTGCAGTGGGATTATCGAGACACGTTCTTCAATCTCACCTTAAAGGAAGTCCTCTTTCTGGAGTGGTTTGGGAGCCATTGCGCTTCTGCCAAGTATGTGTTTAAATGCGACGACGATGTTTTCGTCAACACGCAGCATATGCTGGCTTACTTAGGCAACTTTTCAGTGTCCAAGACAAAGGAGATTTTCATTGGCGATGTGATCACTAATGCTGGACCACACCGGACCAGACACCTCAAGTATTACATCCCTGAGAGCCTGTTTCGTGGGATTTACCCTCCATACGCAGGTGGCGGAGGATACCTGTATTCAGGTAGTCTGGGGCTGCGGTTAAGAATGATCTCTCGTCTGGTCACGTTGTACCCGATTGACGATGTGTTTACAGGGATGTGTCTGAAGAGACTGGGACTAGTACCGGAGAAACACATGGGCTTTAAGACTTTTGATATTGAGGAGAAGCACAGAGAGAATCCTTGTGCTTACAAAAGTCTGATTCTGGTCCATCCCAGGAGCCCACAGGACATGATAAAGATCTGGTCTTGGATTAATGACCCTAAAGCGAAATGTTGCATCAAAACTACACTGGACACAAAGGGCGCGATGCCAAGCagcaaatgcaaataaaacataatgACTGTAAACTGATGCCGTCTTAACAAAAATAGTGCTAACAAAAAAGTGTTCCAAGTTATATTTTAATGTTCTCTGAATatccaggttttttattttattttttttataaatgcttttttcttggttatGTGAACACTTAGGAACATCCAATtatatcattttgcaaacatcatggtaatgttacatttgaatgttctctgaacattctaaaacaattttttttaaaaaccggATAGTTCCggtgcttgattctgattggttgagtcgCGTTCAGAGCTgttacacctttgtttacttctgtgtgttgcttggcaaccactttgttggaaccacaactgtttctgaggaactacattgtttggtggaacaatactgtttttattaatatcattacagtttatttgttgtgttttattctgtgaaaccttgcTGTTTATAtggaataatttataaaaatcaatAAGCTCTGTGAAGCCGTGGTcacttagctgttataaattcactgtaaaccacggcttcttggGAGTTACtgatttagtaaaaaaaagttaGATGAATGTCCAACTAAAACAAttcagtaaaaagtaaaaatgttctATTAATGTTACTAGAAGAACATTTGAAAGAACTGTGCTAGAACATTCTGAGAATGCTCTCTGTTAGCTCTCTGTTGAATTACAATTTGCAATGAGACCAGAAACGTGCATTTAGAAAGTTTTCATTTCATGCTCTTCACTTTTTAAGAACTTGAATTAGACCTGCATTAAACCTCTCAGAGGGATTGTGCTGCATTTTACACCGTTTTTGCCTTTGTTTAATCAAAATGAGTTAAATATGATGCAGTATGATGTATGTTGACATAAAGAAATCTGGGTGTATTTTTTATAACAAGAAAGAGCAAAATTGatgtttattttgtgtatttgtatgttgttgttttaatttatgCCTGCATTTGTGTGTGGAAAAGTATAGTTGAGCTGTTTGACCACTTGTATTAAACCTCTGTGTTCTCAGGAAGCTTCTGTTTGATTGTTCTCCATCTACATTATCAACACAAGGATAATAATAGCTGTTTTATGGCACTGTTTGTGCAAGTGAGCTGTGACCATTGTTGTAGGGTAACATACGGTAGGACACTTACAACACACAGTGAACTGAATCCAAATCCTATTACTTTATAATTCTTCCATAGGGAAGACGAGCACAGGATGAGATTTCCACGTCCTATTTTGTGTGATGTTCAGTAATTTGTTCAGTACAAGGCAAAGTTGTGATTACGGATAAAATTGTACTGAAAACATTCTGAAATAGGCTTAACAAGTGAAACTTGTCTTTATCATTCCAATCAAGCAGTGTTTTGTATTTATACTACTAAAgttatatttatgttttgaaaCTAATTTAGCTGTTTATGATCTCATTTGATCCTGGTCCTCACAAATTGTTGTCAAAAACATATATTGTATTTCTTTGTGTATgggacatgtaaaaaaaaaaacagtacttacAGAGTACTCACTTCAAAGCACTCTGCCATGATATTATTCACATTATTATATGAAGCTTAATTTATTATTGCATCATGCTCAGTAttacagagctgggtagtaactaattacatgtaatacataatcagattccaaaaatgaagtacttgaaattagattaaattacatttttaaatactctGACTACAGTTGCTTTTCATTGACTGACCACTGAATCTACAAATATCATTTTAAGAAGTGTTTTCTCAACCGTTCAACATTGCAcaaactactgatgaacacacaggAGGTTATGTAATCATGTATTACTTTGTCTTTACAggcttttgtctttcaaacacattaaaatgcacaaatttacgttatttcttatttacatgtaATACAGGCATGGCCaaattaatttgttgttttttttttttgtttttttttgggccaTACCAAACTCTTTCACCTGATATATTTACTTAAGAGTACCCCTGGgatttttacataaacatttaataatgaaGTATCACATTTTCAAATTAATGGTTAATGGTCACATTACGTTCAGGCAAACAAATaacatattgtaatttttttgtaagtgCTTTATTTAGatcaatgttattttaaaatcattcattttaattgtacacttttaaaaattgaCTTAGTCAATTAATCAACAAACCCTCTGCAGCTCCTTTACAAATCCCAGTTTGAGAAACCTTGACATAATTTTTGATGCACGTAATGTTGTCAAAaacaacaaatggaatatatgttctttttgtttgcatttttacaTCATTATGGTACATTATTATCCTATTTCAATCACAAAAGTAgtcaaaaagtagtctgattaggCTATATAACCTAAAATTTATAATGTAATAGATTACGTTACTAACTATAATTTTTATTacgtaatttggaatcagtaacggaTTACAATCAGTAGTGATCTACCCAGCCAATCCACATATTTAGTTGTTGGCGCGCGCGCGCCCTCTGCAGGATCACGAGCGCGTCGCATGCGCATGCTGTCATGCGTTACAGGTAAAGTTACCTCATTAACCTCAAATATAATACAGGTGATGTTTTCAGCGTCTTCCGTTTACTTTTCAAAACAAGCATTTGACCGCATCGTAGCAAGTTCACGAGCATAAATCTAAAATGCCGCGGCGGCATTTATGGAGTAAATACAGTCTTCTGATATTAATCTATTTGACAGCTTTGACACGCAGCGCTGAGGTGAGTTACTCATCGACGCTCATCTGATGACGCTCTGTCTGCTGCTTGTTTCACTCACACTGTGTGTTTTTGGCAGATCAGCACAAATGACGGCCAAGCATCCGCAGGTGAACATCTGTCTGGCACATTTATATCAGTGTTAACTTTGATTTGTGTGCGCTGAGGATTTAGATttaacatgtttgttttgtgtcctCAGGGGTCTTCACACTAATTTAAGTAAATTTTCTTAAAACTTAAAGATGTCAATCGATATTTTTATAAATGGAAATTGactttgatatttgatattttggAGGATACATTTGCTAAAATGCTTTCTATCTTATTTCATCTTACATgattatttagatttagattgtatttttgtaaggatatatatttattaatatgattcatttatcttatttttattcatttgcatcccttgaaaaaaaaaactcctgttatatatgcattattattgttatatttatattatttgtcaaaaaatatattaaatattatttagtgTGATCTTATTCTTATTTAAATTCCCTGTAATTTTTCTTACCatgaaaatatttagatttagtttGAGGAATAAATGGTttcttgtttataataagaatattaataattattatacatatttttaatctTATTTCTGCTCATTTAAATGTACTTTGATTTAAATGGCATTGTCCTCTTCAGttaaaatgtttagatattttgggGGATAGATGtaaatgttctctctctctctcgtcaggTGTAGGCCGCGATCGATACGCTTTCTTTGCCCTGCGGAGCTGCCATCAAGTCCTCCGTGACAACAGTGGTGAGATCTTCTCCCCTGACTATCTGTGCTCAAACCCCCCCGTGTGGTGCAACTGGACCATCCAGGTGTCTCCTGGGAAGCGTCTGGAGCTGTATCTGGAGGACCTGACTCCCTCAGACACCTGTCAGAATAAGATCGATCAGATCCACCTGGACGAATCTCCAGCGGGTGCAGGGGGACAGAGGATTCTGGAGAGGTGCTGGAGAAAAGCCAGATACATTTCTGTGTTCAACACGGTTCAGGTGGTGCTGCTCATCAACGGGAACCGTCCCGTCCCATACAGGGGCTTCTATGGACGTTATAAAGCTTTCGGATCCCTGGATGAAGGTGAGTTTTTATATAACTGGGTTAGTgtttatatccatccatccaattgTATTGAAATGccatgtaatgtttttttcttcactgaTAAGAAATATATTGTGGTGCCAATGTTTTTGTTTCCTTGTAAACTGCTGTGTAGAGGTCACATGACTCTGTATTTTTCTTGACCCGTTCCTGTAGACGTGATGGAAGCAGCATTGGGTGGTGTTGAAGATGAAACGGATGGAGTTACGAGTCCTCCACCAGGTGTGAGAGACGTCACCGCAGATATCCGACCATCAGGAGTGAACACACAAGCTACATCCACCGGTCTGACCAACTCTGGATCCTCAGTGACCATCGAACTTCCTGTAGGGAAGAGGGAAACCTGGGACAAGAATCCTGGAGATTCAACGACTGATTCATCTCCTCGTGTTGTAGTGTCTGATTACAACATTAACGATGcgattgatgatgatgatgatgtttacGATGAGAATTTCCTTGTAACGTCACTAAAAGAAACTGAGACCCAGCATAACCAACCCGAAAGTGGCCCAGCTCAAACACGCCCCAGATATCAAGGGGCTTACTCCCAAACCTCAGACATGACCCTCAGCGCACACACTCATGTGCCACACGTCAAAGCCGTCACCCGCTCTCCGTCTGCCATGCGCAGGAATGTGGACGCACAAGCGCGCTCCTCTGATCAAACGGAGCAGGTCCGAGCCAGAACGGCCGAGGATGAGGAAGGTGTTTCCATGGAGACGACCGTGACTGACAGCAGCATCACACTTCCTGTTATTCAACCCAAATTACACCGCAAATCAAAAGgtgcagttatttttttattttataaaaatacaatttattaaattttgCATAAAGAATTCCTCTTTATAGGACaccttttttataacattttaatgtaaattaagtaCACTTTACcccctgtttttttttactcattataATCACTTAGAGAAATTGAAAAATAGATGTAGACCTAAAATAGgcctaaaatataattattttgttgtcgttgttgttatggggtaatattaataatttaatgtttaaaaattgaTAATCATTATTAGTAATATCAGTATGCAAGAGCTAATATTAACAATAtagacattttatgtttttattatcatGATGCAAGAAGTAATATTAACgtaattattttcaattattacaataattgaaataatttttacaattaaaaagcaTAAATTCAATTCAGTGAAACAATATCATGACATTTGTTACAGTTGACCATTTTCTTAAAAGAGTAGCGTATGtacttgttgtttttaatttctttgttttataCCATTTTAGTATTCGTTTCATTATGGTTTTGCTTGAATACTAAAATGGTCCTAAaataggattattattattattatgcaatgggtaatattaacaaaataaattttttatttagtgctttaaaaaTGACttctaataaatattttttactctttaaatACGAACAGGATATTTTAACTTCACTTCACTCATTGGTTTTCCTTCCACAGAGAAAACTCCCTACCAGCAAACCTTGAAAAATGTGCCCCACAACAGGCATTTTCCTGGGGGTGAGAAGTGCCTTCAGATGCTTTAACACAgtagattttattattaaaatcaaaataccACAAGTTTTGTCACACTATAGATGACATGCATATATTGATGTCGTATGATCTGTCCAATCAGAGCTCTTGTTCGAGGTGAGTGTCGAGGTCAATCTGGAGCCTGAACCTCATGAAGAATCCTCTTCCCTCAGATCTGCTCTAGAGACCATGGTGAGGCTCAACATTTTGATCCCCTTTCTAGATATACAGAGTATTGTTGTCAGTTGAGCAACTTTTGGGCTCAAAATTGGTTTATAGATACGAGAAACATTAGGACGTCTCACTCCAAAGAGCCTGGACTTCAAAAGACTGAAAAAGTGAGTATAACGTTCTCTTCCTCAAGCATATTCATTGGGAGATCCTTCTAATTGATCTGCTGAATTTGTTTCCAGGTTGAGTTCTGGCGTTTTGTTCATCGTGTGGCTGCAGTTTGAGAAGGCGGCTGTAGGGCTGCAGACGGATGGGGTCCTTCAGTCCAGTCTGCAGGGGCTGCAGGGCAGAACCATCAGATCCCAAAGCACCAAAACACAGGGCATCATTGCGTCTGTCTCTACTGAAGGTGCCCTCACCACATGAAtctcatttattttacttttctatTTGACATGTTTAactttattatgcaattatttgatctagatctacaaaacaaaaaacaattttttttgaatAAACCACTACTTTTGACTCCATGGAAGTGGTACTTTAAACCTTATTATTGGGCTCCTCCCCCAGTGGGCAGTGTCAGGTATAATATTATAGAACTTACTACAATATTTTAGAAACAAAAGTTTTTCTAATCTTGACAAAGgcaaggtcagagactcaagatTCCATATTTATTGACTGTTTTGTGATCTAAATAATACTGTGACAGACTGATAAATTTGTGACCGgaaaatgcattaaattcattGGAGTTTGGGTGTAGCCCCTtgacttcaaatttggaacataaatCTGATTTTACCGCAACTTTTTAGATTGCAAAATAtgtggtaaaatatctatttcatataaaataaaaacttaaaatacttatatatgtgcatatattatGCAGCCGTTATCTTAACAAAAATACCTGTTTATCTGAATCATTTCTGATGGCCCATTTGTGTGTTTGAACAGACATCAATGAGTGTGAGACACAAATGGTGGTGTGTGATGCTCACGCCGAGTGTGTGAATCAGTTTGGATCATACTCCTGTCACTGTATCCATGGTGAAACGGGTGCCAGCGTTTGTATGGTGTCTACTGAACCTGGTAAGAGCTTGATATCCAGAAGTTTGGAGTGCACTGATCTGTGGAAGATTTGTTATTAACTTGAACCAGACAGCTTTCATATCACTTCAAAATGATAGTTGAGAATTCTGTCATTACACTTCATAACCTGATTTTTTTAATCTCCTCTCTCTTTTTAGACTGTAGTTGGACACCACCTCCCACAATCCTTAGGGGCGTTTATACCATCATCGGCCTGCTCATGTTGCTCATTGTGCTGATGCTGTTGGTGGGGTTTTTTCTGTATCGTCGTTACTATAGAGGCTCGTTCCTTCCTCAATGCCAGAAAACGAGCGCTAGCAGTGTGGTTGGACCCGCTGCCCATGACAATGTCAACAATAACTCCAGAAGTGATGGTAGCTGTGGTGCGAACCGGTTCATATTCCCCCCTCCACCTCCACCCATGAGGATGCACAAAGATGGCCACCGCTCTCTGGATCTGCCGTTATTACACTTCAGCTCTCTGGTGCCTCCTGATAGATTTAGAAGTAAAATACGTGCAGAGAAACCCCCGTTTTGACTCTTTCACAGGCTTACTTTTGTCTACTATCACTAAATGCATTGCACCTCACTCTTATTTGTACCAGTGAGTTATTTATTTCCCTCctacttttttctgtttcttttatgTTCTATGTATGATTTATGGAGTATTTTGGAAAATAATTggctttgttaattttttttggtcTACTACTGTATTTTAGTTCTCAGAAGATTTCTCACTGTTGAAAATAGAATGGAATATAACTCAAAAGCACTGTGTACTTTGTGTTTTTATTCAACTAAATTTTGTGAAAGACAAAATTGGGTGTGTTGGACGGAGAAAGAGAGAATGCAAGAACTtctggaatacacacacacacacacacacacatatatatatatatatatagcctatattttaaaTATGGGGGAATGTGGCTtccatttattttatctttatcaaaAACAGCCCGGTATCCTGCTAGATGTTGCTCTCTGgtatttatcatattttaatttattatcgtTATCATAAAATGGTTTGTAGCATGGTTGTACCGTTTTCTGTACTAACTTTTGACATTGTTGGGGAACATTAAATGCATTGAGAAAGTGACTTGGCACAGTGATTTTAAAATCAGAAAGTgatttgtcacaaaaaaaaaaagtaaaaataaatacaagctaCCGCTCACTTGGATTATGGGACACTCGTCAGTTCGTATGCGCATGCGCACCAATCCGAATCACTTCCGGGCGACGAGACTGCTGCTAGTAAGTGTGATCCGTACAGTTATCGGACTCCAAAATATATTTAGCACATAGTATTAAATGCCGCGAATCAACGTGAAGCAGTATAAACGTTGGCAGCGTCACCAGTTGAATTCACGCtcattatttgtgtgtttgttgtccAGTGTCTCTCACTCGTGAACAACCTGTTGTTTTGTCCAGCTGATTTTCTTAAAGCGTCACGTTTGGGTTATGAATAAGCTGTTTTGCTCATGCAgttgaccagtgtgtgtgtgcgctttgtATCTGATTTTACAGAGCAAAGATCTTATTGTTTAAACATTAACAATGCTAATTCCCAGCAGAATTCTTGCTGTTTTCACACAGTACAAAGAATCAGCAGCTCCTTAGTCTGCATTACTGATGTGTGTGTGGCACTAAAGCCAAGGTTAACTCTATGTATTAAGTCCATTTCGAGTATGTTTTTCATGTTGCactatataatctatatataattGGAAGGAAGTGCAGTTGGACTGAAACTCTGTCACTAACTGCTGCAGTTTGTGTTTCAGAGGATGTTGGGGTATATCTGGCAGTGTTTCTATTCCTCGTGTCTGCGCTTCTGGTTGAAATGGTTCCTCCGGCTGATCACAGGAAGATGCGAGCTGCAGCGTATCTGTGCCCGATGCAAAGCTGGAGCACTGAGGACGTCACAGATAGGTGATGATCATACAGTTATGTATACCTTGATATATGGGAGAACAGTTAAAGGAATCATTTGACCTGTTTGTAGTCAGATTTTCCTTTAAGGACTATTTTATTTGTTATGCATTACTTTTGCAAACCTgtctttgttgcttttttttttgtagagtatTCTCTGAAGTCCTCCAAAAGCAAGGTGAGAATGATGGACACTGATTTCTGGCTGATTTATTACCTGAGTTAACATTAATGTGGACCTGGTTCCTCACTCAAGACCAATTGATCAGATCGATGACCTTCGCTCTGTACTGTGCtcgaagtgtgtgtgtttgtgttcgatCAGGTGTTGAGAGCAGCTCTGTCTTTGAAGGAGAAAGATTTGGATGACCACCTGACTCAAATAATCCAGGAGAAGAGCATCAAGGAGCAGAAAGATCCTGCGTGAGGCTCTCTTATGACTGCTTTAACTTGGTTCAGTAGGAAAATAATCTTGAACATCTAGCAAAGCACCTTATTTTGTGACTAgcacattttgtctttttttttttttttttaattttttttttatacaggttACTATGTTTTCTCACCTCACGATGTGTAGTGATACAAGTTAAGAAAGAATTACCAATAGTGTTTCAGTTTTTTGATCCATTATTTTGACCAAGTAGCCTAGTTTGCTAAATGTTttatgtaagatttttaaaaatatatatttgttgtattttacttaataaaaatgacacataAGAACTAAATCcattaattttgaataaaaacatctgaagggataaatgaaataaataaagctCAGAACTACATGATAAAAATCCTAATCAGTGAATTTCAAACATATCATTTATGTAAGATTAATAGCAATGAAAAAACATCTAgttaaaaaataatctaaaatctGTTTtccctaatttaaataaaatctaaagtatatgaaaatataaaaacacgtttaataaatattaaactgttataagtctgataaatgcatacacgtaaataaaaacattaacttgAATAAGCATGACTGATAGTGAATCATTATATTAGCTGTTTAACTCTAGCACCCTTTTCATTACTGAAGTTTCTTCTTGCGGTTTAATTTTCACAAttgattattgttttatttatagcaTGTGTTCGAGATGTGTATGTTGTAGACATTATCAAGATCTAAATGTAGTTTTTCAATC contains the following coding sequences:
- the LOC128020143 gene encoding N-acetyllactosaminide beta-1,3-N-acetylglucosaminyltransferase 2-like isoform X1, translating into MVIQRKRGFDILKTLADLQHVHPLLFRYSYRRRNPGRFTSDSLMDLTLDLPCRCPRCGEGIFKMKSNWKTTKMLGLMMLANFLIYIAVEVSRSYGQGQDIHKRRRLTTKKFWKKPESSPAFWNREQERLDDIYFLPLANGSEAPRDFRGIPRWLNHMSSCKPDSRVTTEIEDFKSLPQRFQDFLLYMGCRSYPLIMDAPKVCSEPPYLLLAVKSIAPHFDRRQAIRESWGRAGIFDGERIATVFLLGTTAATDHFPDFSDMVKHEAALYGDVLQWDYRDTFFNLTLKEVLFLEWFGSHCASAKYVFKCDDDVFVNTQHMLAYLGNFSVSKTKEIFIGDVITNAGPHRTRHLKYYIPESLFRGIYPPYAGGGGYLYSGSLGLRLRMISRLVTLYPIDDVFTGMCLKRLGLVPEKHMGFKTFDIEEKHRENPCAYKSLILVHPRSPQDMIKIWSWINDPKAKCCIKTTLDTKGAMPSSKCK
- the LOC128020143 gene encoding N-acetyllactosaminide beta-1,3-N-acetylglucosaminyltransferase 2-like isoform X3, translated to MKSNWKTTKMLGLMMLANFLIYIAVEVSRSYGQGQDIHKRRRLTTKKFWKKPESSPAFWNREQERLDDIYFLPLANGSEAPRDFRGIPRWLNHMSSCKPDSRVTTEIEDFKSLPQRFQDFLLYMGCRSYPLIMDAPKVCSEPPYLLLAVKSIAPHFDRRQAIRESWGRAGIFDGERIATVFLLGTTAATDHFPDFSDMVKHEAALYGDVLQWDYRDTFFNLTLKEVLFLEWFGSHCASAKYVFKCDDDVFVNTQHMLAYLGNFSVSKTKEIFIGDVITNAGPHRTRHLKYYIPESLFRGIYPPYAGGGGYLYSGSLGLRLRMISRLVTLYPIDDVFTGMCLKRLGLVPEKHMGFKTFDIEEKHRENPCAYKSLILVHPRSPQDMIKIWSWINDPKAKCCIKTTLDTKGAMPSSKCK
- the LOC128020158 gene encoding uncharacterized protein LOC128020158; the encoded protein is MPRRHLWSKYSLLILIYLTALTRSAEISTNDGQASAGVGRDRYAFFALRSCHQVLRDNSGEIFSPDYLCSNPPVWCNWTIQVSPGKRLELYLEDLTPSDTCQNKIDQIHLDESPAGAGGQRILERCWRKARYISVFNTVQVVLLINGNRPVPYRGFYGRYKAFGSLDEDVMEAALGGVEDETDGVTSPPPGVRDVTADIRPSGVNTQATSTGLTNSGSSVTIELPVGKRETWDKNPGDSTTDSSPRVVVSDYNINDAIDDDDDVYDENFLVTSLKETETQHNQPESGPAQTRPRYQGAYSQTSDMTLSAHTHVPHVKAVTRSPSAMRRNVDAQARSSDQTEQVRARTAEDEEGVSMETTVTDSSITLPVIQPKLHRKSKEKTPYQQTLKNVPHNRHFPGELLFEVSVEVNLEPEPHEESSSLRSALETMIRETLGRLTPKSLDFKRLKKLSSGVLFIVWLQFEKAAVGLQTDGVLQSSLQGLQGRTIRSQSTKTQGIIASVSTEDINECETQMVVCDAHAECVNQFGSYSCHCIHGETGASVCMVSTEPDCSWTPPPTILRGVYTIIGLLMLLIVLMLLVGFFLYRRYYRGSFLPQCQKTSASSVVGPAAHDNVNNNSRSDGSCGANRFIFPPPPPPMRMHKDGHRSLDLPLLHFSSLVPPDRFRSKIRAEKPPF
- the LOC128020143 gene encoding N-acetyllactosaminide beta-1,3-N-acetylglucosaminyltransferase 2-like isoform X2 encodes the protein MDLTLDLPCRCPRCGEGIFKMKSNWKTTKMLGLMMLANFLIYIAVEVSRSYGQGQDIHKRRRLTTKKFWKKPESSPAFWNREQERLDDIYFLPLANGSEAPRDFRGIPRWLNHMSSCKPDSRVTTEIEDFKSLPQRFQDFLLYMGCRSYPLIMDAPKVCSEPPYLLLAVKSIAPHFDRRQAIRESWGRAGIFDGERIATVFLLGTTAATDHFPDFSDMVKHEAALYGDVLQWDYRDTFFNLTLKEVLFLEWFGSHCASAKYVFKCDDDVFVNTQHMLAYLGNFSVSKTKEIFIGDVITNAGPHRTRHLKYYIPESLFRGIYPPYAGGGGYLYSGSLGLRLRMISRLVTLYPIDDVFTGMCLKRLGLVPEKHMGFKTFDIEEKHRENPCAYKSLILVHPRSPQDMIKIWSWINDPKAKCCIKTTLDTKGAMPSSKCK